The Burkholderia mayonis genome window below encodes:
- a CDS encoding bifunctional transcriptional activator/DNA repair enzyme AdaA: protein MRIADPRRIDVYYRALVERSPEYAGTFFVGVKTTSVFCISTCRARKPKRENVEFFTTLDDALAAGYRPCKICRPTRPASEPPPAVARALALVDAHPHERISDDALRAHGIGPESLRRWFARHYGMTFHAYQRMLRIDAARQTMRDGARTTDAAVDAGYGSLSGFAHTFRKILGDTPMQGAHTNTIVTARFTTPLGPMFVGATDKGVCLLEFVDRRTLAAEFADLERLLGARVLVGENRHTRQAQREIAEYFTGRRQRFDVALDAPGTAFQRAAWRQLLTVPYGRTAAYQQQARKLGSPLAVRAVAAANGANRISIIVPCHRIIGKDGSLTGYGGGIERKRWLLEHERRHADVPVETIEASAEG from the coding sequence ATGCGCATCGCCGACCCGCGGCGGATCGACGTCTATTACCGTGCGCTCGTCGAACGGTCGCCCGAATACGCGGGCACGTTCTTCGTCGGCGTGAAGACGACGTCGGTGTTCTGCATCTCGACCTGCCGCGCGCGCAAGCCGAAGCGCGAGAACGTCGAATTCTTCACGACGCTCGACGACGCGCTCGCGGCCGGCTATCGCCCGTGCAAGATCTGCCGGCCGACGCGCCCGGCGAGCGAGCCGCCGCCCGCCGTCGCGCGGGCGCTCGCGCTCGTCGATGCGCATCCGCACGAACGGATCTCCGACGACGCGCTGCGTGCGCACGGCATCGGCCCGGAAAGCCTGCGCCGCTGGTTCGCGCGGCACTACGGGATGACGTTTCACGCATACCAGCGGATGCTCAGGATCGACGCCGCGCGACAGACGATGCGGGACGGCGCCCGCACGACCGATGCCGCAGTCGACGCCGGCTACGGCTCGCTGAGCGGCTTCGCACACACGTTCAGGAAAATTCTCGGAGACACGCCGATGCAAGGCGCTCATACGAACACGATCGTCACTGCCCGCTTTACGACGCCGCTCGGCCCGATGTTCGTCGGCGCGACGGACAAGGGCGTCTGCCTGCTCGAATTCGTCGATCGCCGCACGCTCGCGGCCGAATTCGCCGATCTCGAGCGTTTGCTCGGCGCGCGCGTGCTCGTCGGCGAGAATCGGCACACGCGGCAAGCGCAGCGGGAGATCGCCGAATACTTCACTGGCAGGCGGCAGCGCTTCGACGTCGCGCTCGACGCGCCCGGCACCGCGTTCCAGCGCGCCGCGTGGCGGCAACTGCTGACCGTGCCGTACGGACGCACCGCGGCGTATCAGCAGCAGGCGCGCAAGCTCGGCAGCCCGCTCGCCGTGCGCGCGGTTGCCGCGGCGAACGGCGCGAACCGCATCTCGATCATCGTGCCGTGCCATCGGATCATCGGCAAGGACGGCTCGCTCACGGGCTACGGCGGCGGAATCGAGCGCAAGCGGTGGCTGCTCGAGCACGAGCGGCGGCATGCGGATGTGCCGGTCGAGACAATCGAGGCAAGCGCGGAGGGATAA
- a CDS encoding LysR family transcriptional regulator, whose translation MDNLNGIVAFVRTAETLSFVAAGRKLGVSASAVGKTIAKLERTLGVRLFHRTTRKVMLTDEGRHFYERCHRVLEELRDAEATVSQSAQTPRGRLRVSLPVIGYRFLLPVLPEFKRRYPDVELDLDFNDRLVDVVEGGFDAVIRSGALSDSSLMSRRLGPFCFVLCASPAYLALAGTPRTLRDLDAHACVRYRFPTTGKLQPWALLADGCEPPNLHTAMTCNNMEALRAAVMAGFGIGYMPDFLARDALAEGALTTVLDDYRIGPGQFSILWPSNRQLSPKVRVFVDFVCERLFRDA comes from the coding sequence ATGGACAACCTGAATGGCATCGTCGCGTTCGTGCGCACGGCGGAGACGCTCAGCTTCGTCGCGGCCGGGCGCAAGCTCGGCGTGTCGGCGTCGGCGGTCGGCAAGACGATCGCGAAGCTCGAGCGCACGCTCGGCGTGCGGCTCTTTCACCGGACGACACGCAAGGTCATGCTGACCGACGAAGGACGCCACTTCTACGAGCGCTGCCACCGCGTGCTCGAAGAGCTGCGCGACGCGGAGGCGACCGTGTCGCAGAGCGCGCAGACGCCGCGCGGCCGGTTGCGCGTGAGCCTGCCCGTGATCGGCTACCGGTTCCTGCTGCCCGTCTTGCCGGAATTCAAGCGCCGCTATCCGGACGTCGAGCTGGATCTCGATTTCAACGACCGGCTCGTCGACGTCGTCGAAGGCGGCTTCGACGCGGTGATCAGGAGCGGCGCGCTCAGCGATTCAAGCCTGATGTCACGCCGCCTCGGTCCGTTCTGCTTCGTGCTGTGCGCATCGCCCGCGTATCTCGCGCTGGCGGGCACGCCGCGCACGCTGCGCGACCTCGACGCGCACGCGTGCGTGCGCTACCGCTTTCCGACGACGGGCAAGCTGCAGCCGTGGGCGCTGCTCGCCGACGGCTGCGAGCCGCCGAACCTGCACACGGCGATGACGTGCAACAACATGGAGGCGCTGCGCGCCGCGGTGATGGCGGGATTCGGCATCGGCTACATGCCGGACTTCCTCGCACGCGACGCGCTCGCCGAAGGTGCGCTCACGACCGTGCTCGACGATTATCGGATCGGCCCCGGACAGTTCTCGATCCTGTGGCCGTCGAATCGGCAGTTGTCGCCGAAGGTGAGAGTGTTCGTCGATTTCGTCTGCGAACGGCTGTTTCGCGACGCGTGA
- a CDS encoding MFS transporter, protein MTMDRSFSAARLAILAAVCLAALALPLGFSGGAVATPAIGRDLGGGPIAMSWITNAFMLTFGSLLMAAGALADQFGRKRVFALGVGGFTACSLALGFAPSIVVVDLLRAAQGVAAAAALAGGTAALAQEFDGAARTRAFSLLGTTFGLGLAFGPVLAGVLIERFGWRAIFATGAAAGALSLAVGVPRMRESRDPNAQGLDWAGTLAFTAMLSSLTFGVIQAPESGWASPLVAGLLAGAALFAIAFAAIETRVARPMLDLALFRYPRFVGVQVLPIATCCCYIVLLVVLPLRFIGVDGFSEVDAGWLMLALSAPMLVVPMIAATLTRRMSAGVISGIGLVIAAAGLWWLGRALHDGAGPAAIAPMLAIGVGAGMPWGLMDGLSVSVVPKARAGMATGIFSTTRVAGEGIALAIVNAILATFAQSHVRSATASLAAPAAVHEAAARLATGDLAHAAALLPGVARATLRQSYAAAFGSVLEGLTVVTLLCALAAFAFLSRTRAHEEPAAGPARQPRTLTLDRECG, encoded by the coding sequence ATGACGATGGATCGATCTTTTTCTGCCGCGCGGCTCGCGATACTCGCGGCCGTCTGTCTTGCCGCGCTCGCGCTGCCGCTCGGCTTTTCGGGCGGCGCGGTCGCGACGCCCGCGATCGGCCGCGATCTCGGCGGCGGCCCGATCGCGATGAGCTGGATCACGAACGCGTTCATGCTGACGTTCGGCAGCCTGCTGATGGCGGCGGGCGCGCTCGCCGACCAGTTCGGCCGCAAGCGCGTGTTCGCGCTCGGCGTCGGCGGCTTCACCGCGTGCTCGCTCGCGCTCGGCTTCGCGCCGTCGATCGTCGTCGTCGATCTTCTGCGCGCGGCGCAAGGCGTCGCGGCGGCGGCGGCGCTCGCGGGCGGCACGGCCGCGCTCGCGCAGGAATTCGACGGCGCCGCGCGCACCCGCGCGTTCAGCCTGCTCGGCACGACGTTCGGGCTCGGGCTTGCATTCGGGCCGGTGCTCGCGGGCGTGCTGATCGAGCGCTTCGGCTGGCGCGCGATCTTCGCGACCGGCGCGGCGGCCGGCGCGCTGTCGCTCGCGGTCGGCGTGCCGCGGATGCGCGAATCGCGCGATCCGAACGCGCAAGGCCTCGACTGGGCGGGGACGCTCGCGTTCACCGCGATGCTGTCGAGCCTCACGTTCGGCGTGATCCAGGCGCCTGAAAGCGGCTGGGCGAGCCCACTCGTCGCGGGGCTGCTCGCGGGCGCGGCGCTTTTCGCGATCGCGTTCGCGGCGATCGAGACGCGCGTCGCGCGGCCGATGCTCGACCTGGCGCTGTTTCGCTACCCGCGCTTCGTCGGCGTGCAGGTGCTGCCGATCGCGACCTGCTGCTGCTACATCGTGCTGCTCGTCGTGCTGCCGCTGCGCTTCATCGGCGTCGACGGCTTCAGCGAAGTCGACGCAGGCTGGCTGATGCTCGCGCTGTCGGCGCCGATGCTCGTCGTGCCGATGATCGCCGCGACGCTCACGCGCCGGATGTCGGCGGGCGTGATCTCGGGCATCGGCCTTGTGATCGCCGCCGCGGGCCTCTGGTGGCTGGGCCGCGCGCTGCACGACGGCGCGGGTCCCGCGGCGATCGCGCCGATGCTTGCGATCGGCGTCGGCGCGGGGATGCCGTGGGGGCTGATGGACGGCTTGTCGGTGAGCGTCGTGCCGAAGGCGCGCGCCGGGATGGCGACGGGGATTTTCAGCACGACGCGGGTCGCGGGCGAGGGGATCGCGCTCGCGATCGTCAATGCGATCCTGGCGACGTTCGCGCAGTCGCACGTGCGTTCGGCGACAGCGTCGCTCGCCGCGCCGGCCGCCGTGCACGAGGCCGCCGCGCGGCTCGCGACGGGCGATCTCGCGCATGCAGCCGCACTGTTGCCGGGCGTCGCGCGCGCGACGCTGCGGCAAAGCTATGCGGCAGCGTTCGGCAGCGTGCTCGAAGGGCTGACGGTCGTCACGCTGTTGTGCGCGCTCGCCGCGTTCGCGTTCCTGAGCCGGACCCGCGCGCATGAAGAGCCGGCGGCCGGACCCGCTCGGCAGCCGCGCACGCTGACGCTCGATCGCGAATGCGGTTGA
- the adh gene encoding aldehyde dehydrogenase: MNHADMQHLNIEFPYRKQYGNFIGGEWVAPVGGEYFDNVSPVTGQPFTAIPRSRAADVELALDAAHAAKAGWAAASAGERANVLLKIADRMEANLARLAVAETIDNGKPLRETTAADVPLAIDHFRYFAGCIRAQEGSIADIGGDMVAYHFHEPLGVVGQIIPWNFPLLMAAWKLAPAIAAGNCVVLKPAEQTPASILVFAELIQDLLPPGVLNIVNGFGLEAGKPLASSKRIAKIAFTGETSTGRLIMQYASENLIPVTLELGGKSPNIFFADVMDRDDSYFDKALEGFAMFALNQGEVCTCPSRALVEESIYERFMERALKRVESIKQGHPLDAQTMIGAQASSEQLEKILSYIDIGRKEGAQCLTGGERNVLGGELSEGYYVKPTVFRGHNKMRIFQEEIFGPVLAVTTFKSEEEALEIANDTLYGLGAGVWTRDGNRAYRVGRGIQAGRVWTNCYHAYPAHAAFGGYKQSGIGRETHKMMLDHYQQTKNLLVSYSEKPLGFF; this comes from the coding sequence ATGAATCACGCGGACATGCAACACCTGAACATCGAATTTCCGTACCGCAAGCAATACGGGAATTTCATCGGCGGCGAATGGGTCGCCCCGGTCGGCGGCGAGTATTTCGACAACGTCTCGCCCGTGACCGGCCAGCCGTTCACCGCGATCCCTCGCTCGCGCGCAGCGGATGTCGAGCTCGCGCTCGACGCCGCGCACGCCGCGAAAGCCGGCTGGGCCGCGGCGAGCGCGGGCGAGCGCGCGAACGTGCTGCTCAAGATCGCCGACCGGATGGAGGCGAACCTCGCGCGTCTCGCGGTCGCCGAGACGATCGACAACGGCAAGCCGCTGCGCGAGACGACCGCGGCCGACGTGCCGCTCGCGATCGACCACTTCCGCTACTTCGCGGGCTGCATCCGCGCGCAGGAAGGCTCGATCGCCGACATCGGCGGCGACATGGTCGCCTATCACTTCCACGAGCCGCTCGGCGTCGTCGGCCAGATCATCCCGTGGAACTTCCCGCTCCTGATGGCCGCGTGGAAGCTCGCGCCCGCGATCGCGGCCGGCAACTGCGTCGTGCTGAAGCCGGCCGAGCAGACGCCCGCGTCGATCCTCGTGTTCGCCGAGCTGATCCAGGATCTGCTGCCGCCCGGCGTGCTCAACATCGTCAACGGCTTCGGGCTCGAGGCAGGCAAGCCGCTTGCGTCGAGCAAGCGGATCGCGAAGATCGCGTTCACGGGCGAGACGTCGACGGGCCGCCTCATCATGCAGTACGCAAGCGAGAACCTGATCCCCGTCACGCTCGAGCTCGGCGGCAAGAGCCCGAACATCTTCTTCGCCGACGTGATGGACCGCGACGACAGCTACTTCGACAAGGCGCTCGAAGGCTTCGCGATGTTCGCGCTCAACCAGGGCGAGGTCTGCACGTGCCCGTCGCGCGCGCTCGTCGAGGAGAGCATCTACGAGCGCTTCATGGAGCGCGCGCTCAAGCGCGTCGAATCGATCAAGCAAGGCCACCCGCTCGACGCGCAGACGATGATCGGCGCGCAGGCGTCGTCCGAGCAGCTCGAAAAGATCCTGTCGTACATCGACATCGGCCGCAAGGAAGGCGCGCAGTGCCTGACGGGCGGCGAGCGCAACGTGCTCGGCGGCGAGCTGTCGGAAGGCTATTACGTGAAGCCGACCGTGTTTCGCGGCCACAACAAGATGCGCATCTTCCAGGAAGAGATCTTCGGGCCGGTGCTTGCGGTAACGACGTTCAAGTCCGAGGAAGAGGCGCTCGAGATCGCGAACGACACGCTGTACGGCCTGGGCGCGGGCGTCTGGACACGCGACGGCAACCGCGCATACCGCGTCGGCCGCGGCATCCAGGCGGGCCGCGTGTGGACGAACTGCTATCACGCGTATCCGGCGCACGCGGCGTTCGGCGGCTACAAGCAGTCGGGGATCGGCCGCGAGACGCACAAGATGATGCTCGACCACTACCAGCAGACGAAGAATCTGCTCGTCAGCTACAGCGAGAAGCCGCTCGGGTTCTTCTGA
- a CDS encoding helix-turn-helix domain-containing protein: protein MDHEHTGAETTAEDTGRSADGDGTAGRAVVSVAHDADEQARNLIGWRQTYDQLAAGRFVGTLTELPLDTMKVFRETTSHTLRQACEVRGDAYWFGIPVARDGAARIDARPIAADALAFRPGNVEFELLTPAQFSIYGLVVRGAVLRRYAEEVERCGLDERLPLVPVVRVGEARLTRLCALLAQRLDDADAMSAAGAPLSDCARNDLQAEVLAALFDLCVSPAADVTVEHSSRRRKIVAAARDYVLAHRSRPVGVPELCEQLHVSRRTLQYCFQDVLGMAPATYLRALRLNGVRRDLRGRAADSVQDVAAAWGFWHLSQFATDYRRMFGARPSETLRDALAC from the coding sequence ATGGATCACGAGCACACCGGCGCCGAGACGACGGCGGAGGACACGGGGCGCAGCGCGGACGGCGACGGCACGGCCGGGCGCGCCGTCGTCAGCGTCGCGCACGACGCCGACGAGCAGGCGCGCAACCTGATCGGCTGGCGCCAGACCTACGACCAGCTCGCGGCGGGCCGCTTCGTCGGCACGCTGACCGAGCTGCCGCTCGACACGATGAAGGTGTTTCGGGAGACGACGAGCCACACGCTGCGGCAGGCGTGCGAGGTGCGCGGGGACGCGTACTGGTTCGGCATTCCGGTCGCGCGCGACGGCGCGGCGCGCATCGACGCGCGGCCGATCGCCGCCGATGCGCTCGCGTTCCGGCCCGGCAACGTCGAATTCGAGCTGTTGACGCCCGCGCAATTCTCGATCTACGGGCTGGTCGTGCGCGGTGCGGTGCTGCGCCGCTACGCGGAGGAGGTCGAGCGCTGCGGGCTCGACGAGCGGTTGCCGCTCGTGCCCGTCGTGCGCGTCGGCGAGGCGCGGCTCACGCGGCTTTGCGCGCTGCTCGCCCAGCGGCTCGACGACGCGGACGCGATGAGCGCGGCGGGCGCGCCGCTGTCCGACTGCGCGCGCAACGACTTGCAGGCGGAAGTGCTCGCGGCGCTGTTCGACCTGTGCGTGTCGCCTGCCGCCGACGTGACCGTCGAGCATTCGTCGCGGCGGCGCAAGATCGTCGCGGCCGCGCGCGACTACGTGCTTGCGCATCGTTCGCGGCCCGTCGGCGTGCCCGAGCTGTGCGAGCAGCTGCACGTGAGCCGGCGCACGCTGCAGTACTGCTTCCAGGACGTGCTCGGGATGGCGCCCGCGACCTACCTGCGCGCGCTGCGGCTGAACGGCGTGCGGCGCGACCTGCGCGGACGCGCGGCGGATTCGGTGCAGGACGTCGCGGCCGCGTGGGGGTTCTGGCATTTGAGCCAGTTCGCGACCGACTATCGGCGGATGTTCGGCGCACGGCCGTCCGAGACCTTGCGCGACGCGCTCGCTTGCTGA